Genomic DNA from Pistricoccus aurantiacus:
ACTGGACGTTGAGTCCAAACGAGGCCATTGCGCTGCAGAAGGAACTGGCGCCGCGTATTGAGACCCGGGATCGTCTGGGTGAGGTAAAACGTATCGCCGGGGTGGATATCGGTTTCGAGGACGAGGGAGAAACGACTCGAGCCGCGGTGGTGCTGCTGGCCTGGCCGGGGCTGGAAACTCTGGAAGAAATCGTCCATCGCGAACCCACTCGCATGCCTTATATTCCGGGGCTGCTGTCCTTCCGTGAGATCCCCGCTGCCTTGAATGCTTTCGAGCGCCTGTCTCAACGGCCGGATCTGGTGATGGTGGATGGCCAGGGCATCGCGCATCCGCGTCGGCTGGGAGTGGCGTCTCATCTGGGGCTCTGGCTGGAATTGCCGACCATTGGCATCGCCAAGTCGCGGCTGTGCGGGCGTCATGGTGACGTGCCGGAAAAGTGTGGGGATTGGACGCCCTTGACGCATCGCAAGGAAATCATCGGCGCGGTGCTGCGCTCGCGGGAGAAGGTCAAGCCGGTGTTCGTGTCGCCGGGTCACCGAATTTCCTTGGACACGTCCATCGATTGGGTAGTGAAATGCCTTGCGGGTACCAAACTGCCGGAGCCGACCCGACGGGCGGATCGGCTGGCTTCACGGCGGGGCAAGGCCTTCGCCCACGAAAAGCGTCAGGGTGAGTTGGGGATCGGTGACTGAGCCTGTGCTTGGTCGCGCTCAGACGATATCAAGCGATGTCTTGCGCTGGGGCGCGGGGAAGGCCTCATCCAACCTTGCAAGCGCGTCGTCATTCAACTGGAGCGACAG
This window encodes:
- the nfi gene encoding deoxyribonuclease V (cleaves DNA at apurinic or apyrimidinic sites); the protein is MTALHDWTLSPNEAIALQKELAPRIETRDRLGEVKRIAGVDIGFEDEGETTRAAVVLLAWPGLETLEEIVHREPTRMPYIPGLLSFREIPAALNAFERLSQRPDLVMVDGQGIAHPRRLGVASHLGLWLELPTIGIAKSRLCGRHGDVPEKCGDWTPLTHRKEIIGAVLRSREKVKPVFVSPGHRISLDTSIDWVVKCLAGTKLPEPTRRADRLASRRGKAFAHEKRQGELGIGD